Genomic window (Campylobacter ureolyticus ACS-301-V-Sch3b):
TTTTGCAGTTATCTTTGTTGGGTCGTTTTCAAATTTTTTAAAAAAATGATTAATTGTATTATTGTTTCTTACTTTTGCCATCGCTGCTGGCCAAACTTTACCCATGTTATTCATATCAGCGCTTGTATTTATAGTAAGAGTGTCGATTTCAAGTGTTGCATCATTTAGTTTTTCATCTGGAAAATTTGCCTTAAAACTATCAAATGTGTTTTTTGTGACGACATACTCTTTTTTTGGTGAGCCATAAAAAGTAAAATCAAACTTAAAGTTATCGCTGCAAGTTCCTGCAAAAAGTGAGTTTGAAGCCATGATTGAAGCTAAAAATAATTTTTTCATTTTTATCCTTTTTGAAAATAATATCCGTTATTATAATTAAAAAAAGATAATTTTACTCTTAATTTTAAAAATTTTAAATTTTTATCTTAAATTTAACATATTACAAGCACCATGATCGCCTAATTTACAAGCTTTTAAATAAAGCTCAGTAGCTTTTGAGGTGTTTTTATCTACTCCATGCCCATCATCATAAAGTTTTGCTAAATTTAAACAACTATATGAACTATTATTATCACAAGCTTTTTTAAAAATATCAAAAGCTTCATCATAACTTTCATAAATTGTTAAAACAAAAGCTTTTAATTCACACCCTACTCCAAACTCAATTTTACAAGCTTTATCAAAATAAGTATAAGCTTGAATTAACTCGCCTTGTTTGTAGTGTGTCATTCCTATTTCAGAACATGACCAAGAATCACCTTTAGTACAGTTTTGATCAAATTTCAGATATTTTTGCTCTTGTGGTGAAAGTGAATTTTCATCTAAAATTTCATTTGCAAAAGATATGAAAAAACTTACTAGTAAAAATATGAAAACTCTCATTTTTCATCCTTATAAACAGACTCTTTGAATATAAATTTATGTTCATCTGGAAGAGAATTATAAATTTCATAAGCTAGGTTTCTTATCTCCCACAGAGCTGATTTTGAAGTTCTAAGATGTAAAAAATTTTGAAGGCTTCTTGCATTTATACTCCAAGTAAGCTCAGTTTTATAACATTCTGGAAGTGCGTATTTAGCGATGTCTAGAGTGTTTATTTTATTTAAAATTTGACGGATATTTTCAAGAGCTTGAATGCTATAATTATCAACCATCTCATTTTTAGTTAAAACTATATAGCGAGACGCATTTTTAAAATCCCCTATTTTAAACTCATTTTCTTTTTTAAGTTCTTTTAGGGTGTATCTAGTGGATTTAACACTCAAACTTGCCATTCTATGACGTGCTAATTCTTGTAAAAGTGCTCTTGAGATTCCTTTTATATAAAAATTATAATGTAGATGTTCAAGCGTTGAGGCATGTTTAAATTTATTCCCAACTCTGTTGATTAGCTCTTTGTCTATCTCGCCTCCATTATCCCCTTTATCAAAGCTTTGCCAACAAGTTCTTATGGCATTTGAGCAGACCCAAAGTGGAGTGAAATTTAGTAGTTTTACTTCCATTTTTTTCCTTTTTATAAAATTACAGCAAATAGTATGCCAAATAAAATCAAAGGAATGTTAAAAAATATAAAAGTCGGAATACAAGTATCATAAATGTGATTGTGTTGTCCGTCGAAATTTAAACCACTTGTTGGTCCAAGTGTGCTATCGCTTGCAGGACTTCCAGCATCCCCTACTGCAGCTGCAATGCCTATTAGAATAATTATAGCTGATGTGCTAAATCCAAGCTCAAGTGCGAGTGGATAGTAAATCGCTGTAATTATTGGAATAGTTCCAAAACTACTTCCAATGCCTATTGTAATAAATAGTCCAATAACTAGCATTAAAGCTGCTCCGCCAAGCTTTCCACCAGCTAAAGAGGCAGCTGCATTAACAAGATCAGGAATACCACCTGTTTCTCTTAAAATTGCGCCATAACCTGCAGCTACAAGCATAACAAAGGCGATAAATCCCATTATATGGATACCTTTATCAAAAGTTTTGTCCATATCTTTATATTTTATCCCACCAAAAACTATCATGGTAATAATTCCAAGAAGTGCACCAAGAGGAAGAGAGCCAAAGCAAATTTGAATAATAAAGGCTACAACTATTCCAGCTAATGCGCCCCACTCTTTTAAGCCCATTTTTATCTCATCTAGATTTTTAGGCGTATTGTTTTCAATATCTTTGTATTCTCTTGGTTTTTTGAAAGTAATTACAGCTAAAACAAGCCCTACGATCATCGGAATTGCCGCCATCCACATAACACTTGCAATTTGTGAAATTTCAACATTTAAGCCGTTATTTGCCATCTCTTTTTGTAAAATTGTAAAAAACAAAAGTCCAAATCCAACTGGAAGTGAAATATATGGAGCTTGAAGACCAAAAGTTAAAGCACAAGCTACGGCGCGTCTGTCAATTTTCATCTTATTCATCACACTTAAAAGTGGTGGTATTAAAATCGGAATAAAAGCGATATGAACAGGAATTAAATTTTGTGAAAAACAGGCGATAAAAGCAATTACAAATATAAAATAAAACTTACTTTTTGTTATAAATTTTGAAATTTTATTGATTAAAATCGTAGTTAAATTTGTAAAAGAGATAGCTGCAGCTAAAACTCCAAGTAAAACGTATGATAGTGCGGTTTGGAGATTGCCTTTCATACCATCCATAAAGACATCTAAGGTGTAATTCATACTTTTCATAAAAGTGTATGCCTCTCCACTTGGCATAATATGAGCCATAAGTCCTGCAACCATCGCTGAAATAAGGATAGAAAGCATAACATTGCATCTTAATATACATAAAATAAACATTAAAATAATGCTAGAAAATACGGGATTGCTAAGCATAATTTTCCTTTAAAGTTAAATAAAAGCTCATTATATGATAAATGGATTTAAATTTTAATAAAATTGTAATGTTTAGAAAATTTTTGATGTTTTAATTGAGATTTTAGAATTTTAAGAGATTTGGAAAAATTATCCAAATCTCTAATTAATTAAATTTAATAACGGATATTAAAATCTGTATGTAAAGCCGATTTGTCCGTTATAAATTTTATCATCTTTATTAAGATAGATACCACCACCTATGTTTATAAATAAATTTCTAGATATTTCTGTTTGGATACCAAAGTCAAATACAAAACTTGTTCTTTTCTTTGCTTCTTCATTTAGCATAAAGTAGTAATTGCTTGATCCAAAATATGATCTCATACCATTATTTCTTTGATAAATATCTCTTGCGATATAAGGTCTTGCATAAAGAGTGATATTTTTATTGTTATAAAGCATTTCTAAACCTAAATTTGCCTGTAAATTTTTAAATTTAGATTTATCAAATGTTTGTGTTAAATTTCCAACATCTTTATGATTTGTTGAAGCTGTAAAACTATCTTGTGTATAGTCAAAATAATCAAGCCCTATAAATGGTTTAATGCTAAAATTATCATTTACATTAAATTTATACCCATAAGCTGTGCCTATTGTTAAGTAACTAGAATCAAATTTAGCTTTATAGTTTAAATTTGTAGCTAATAGTTTTAGATTATAATCAGCTTTATTATTTCCTAAACCATAACCTATAGATAAATCAAACTCATTATTATCAAGATATTGTCTAGCATAAGCACCTACTTCATAAAGATCTGATTTTAAACTTACATCGTTGTTGCTATCTGCTTTAGCATATGAGAAGTATCCACCAACAAGAGTTGAATCAAACATTTTGTTAAAGCTTACAACTCCACCTGCAAGACTGTGGCTGTGGCCAGATTCATTATTTTTTGCCCCAATAGCTGAAATATTAAATGAATTTTTGTAAATTTCTCTATCTATTAAATCAATTAAATATCTTAAATCATCAGAATTTGAAGCAAGCTTTGTTCCATCTAAGTACTTCATAGCATTAGCTGTTACCATAGGGCTATTTTTAGTTGGATTAAGCATCATATCTTTATTTATCGCTCTTTTTGTTTCGATATTAAATGTTTTTGTCGGTTTATACACATTAGGTTTATTCTTTTTAACTTCTCTGACTAAATTAGTTAAAACTTTTATGCTTTCATCTCTTATAACTACATCATCATTTTCCAAAGCTAAGCTTATAGTTGTAACTATAGCTGTATTTACATTTCCCTCATTAGATAACAATAGTGAGTTTAATATGTCTTTAGCATCATCTAACTCTTTAGGAAGTTTTACTTTTGGTTTAGCTGGTTCAGTTCCTGGTTCAGTTCCTGGTTCAGTTCCTGGTTCAGTTCCTGGTTCAGTTCCTGGTTNNNNNNNNNNNNNNNNNNNNNNNNNNNNNNNNNNNNNNNNNNNNNNNNNNNNNNNNNNNNNNNNNNNNNNNNNNNNNNNNNNNNNNNNNNNNNNNNNNNNNNNNNNNNNNNNNNNNNNNNNNNNNNNNNNNNNNNNNNNNNNNNNNNNNNNNNNNNNNNNNNNNNNNNNNNNNNNNNNNNNNNNNNNNNNNNNNNNNNNNNNNNNNNNNNNNNNNNNNNNNNNNNNNNNNNNNNNNNNNNNNNNNNNNNNNNNNNNNNNNNNNNNNNNNNNNNNNNNNNNNNNNNNNNNNNNNNNNNNNNNNNNNNNNNNNNNNNNNNNNNNNNNNNNNNNNNNNNNNNNNNNNNNNNNNNNNNNNNNNNNNNNNNNNNNNNNNNNNNNNNNNNNNNNNNNNNNNNNNNNNNNNNNNNNNNNNNNNNNNNNNNNNNNNNNNNNNNNNNNNNNNNNNNNNNNNNNNNNNNNNNNNNNNNNNNNNNNNNNNNNNNNNNNNNNNNNNNGTTCAGTTCCTGGTTCAGTTCCTGGTTCAGTTCCTGGTTCAGTTCCTGGTTCAGTTCCTGGGCGTGACTTTTTACCAACTATTTTATTATTTGGAATTGTTATATCTGGTTTTTTGCTATCATTTATAGATTTTATAAGGTTTTGAACGGTTTTATTTTGATGTTCTTTTTTTGTATTCATAACAAAATAAAGTGATTTTTCATCACCAGTTTTTTCGGTTGATAGTTCTAAAAGTTCACTATCTTGCTCATTTAAAGTTATAAGATTTTTAGCTATATTTGTGTCAATGCCCTCACCTGTTCTTACTATTTCTATACCTAATCCATCTTGATATTTTTGATTTATAATGTCGATATTTGCAGGAGATACCAAGCTTACATTTAATTTTTCAGTGTTTTTTAGGATAGCTTTTTCGCCAGCTATTATAAGACCTAAATCATTTACTGCATTTGTTTTAAAATTTAACTTTCCCTCATTTATAAAACTTCCAAGAGTGTGAAAAATAGCATCTTTTGTATCTAAGCTTAAAGTACTATTTTTATTGTTTTTAAAATCAGTTTTTGATTTTATTTCTAATTTATCTTTTATATTTAAATTTCCAAAGTTATTAAAGCTAGAAGTTGCTGCTGGAAAATTAAAAAACACATTACCAAGTATATTAAGTGTTGATTTTGCGCTATTTATAGCGTTTGATTTGATATCTAGATTTACATTTTGTATATTATTTTTACCTTGTTTTGCTGTAAAATTGTTCGTTTCTACGGTAGCTTTGATATCTGTTTTATCATTATCACTTATAATATTTCCAGTTTCTAGGATAACTTCGCCTGTTTTAAGGAAAGAATTTTTGATCAAATTTATAATTCCACTGTTTTGAGCGTAAGTTTTGCCTAAAATTTCGTTATTGTTTTTTACTTCTAAAGTTCCATTATCAGTGTATGCATTTTGTTTTACGACTGCGTTATCAACTATAAATTTAGCTTTATTTTCTGCGTAAGCATCGCCTTTAATGCTAGCTTTTTTACTATTGCTTCCTTTTAGTTCCAAAGTACCACCTACTGCTCTAGTTGGACCTTCGTAACTATTTTGTCCACTTAATGTAATAGTCCCAAGCCCTTCTTTTTTAAGACCTATTTTATTTATATTTCTATATTTTTTATCTAGTATATTTATAGCTAAAGGTTTGCCGTTTTCATCTGTTCCAAGCAAGTGTCTGTTGTCAAGCCAAGTTTGCTGGGAGATGTCATTTGAAAATATTCCGCTTAAACCCTTTGTGTTTATAGTATAAAATGCTGTGTTTTTACCTTGAAATTCTTCTATATCTTTATTATTTAGCCTATTAAGATCTAAAATAGACAAACCTTTTAATGCTTTTTCTACATCTAAAACACCTTGGCCGGCATATTCTTCTTGTGTTAGTTGAACTACATATTCTTCAGAAATTTTTTTTGTTCTAAAATCTTTAATGTGACCTAAAATTTTAGAAATTGTTATTTCAGACATGCTTTTAGGAATTTTTAATTTATCTAAATCTTTTTTTATCTCTTCTTCGTCTATATCGCCATTCAAATTTCTAGGAATTTTTTTATTTAAATAAATAACATAGTATCCTGCATCGCCATTTTCTATTGCTTTTACCACAACATCTGGTAAATTTAGCTTTTTATTTGCAGTTGTAAGCAATACATCGGCTATTTGCTCACCATCTAAAAATTTATATTTTTGAGCTACTAAAGCAGCTGCACCAGTTACCATAGGAGCTGCCATAGATGTTCCTGTCATAGGAATAAATTTTTCATTTTCATTAATTTTGTCACCATATTCATATTCTTTTTTATAATCGGCATTTGCAGATAAAATTTGATATCCAGGAGCAAGTAAAGAGTAGTTGGTTGCTCCTTTAAATGAATTCGAGCTTGATAAAGAGGTATCTTTTGTTTTAAATTCGAAATCGTCTGTTTTAAAAACTATATCATGTTCGCCTATTAAGGTGATACTTCCATCTTTTTCTTTAATGGTATTAAAAGCATTTTGATTTCCAACATTTAACCAAGCTCTTATGCTTTCATCATAGCTAGGAAGTGTGCTGTCTCTTGCAGGGGCTATTACTCCGCCGTTTCCACTTGCAAAAACACTTATAACTTTTTTCTCTTTTGCTAGCTTGGCAAGTTCTCTTGACATGGGGTTCGCGTCTTTTATTATATTGCTATAACCCACAAAACCATCTTTACTATAATCAGTAATTAGATAGTTTCTTATTTGTTTATTTATAAGTGGATATGCTAAACTTCCCCAACTATTATTTATAACTCTTACATCTAGTTTGTTTAACAAATAATTAGACTCATCTTTATCTGGAAAAATCATCTGGCCATTTCTATTGCTATTTATCCCTATTCCATAAAGAGTTGCTTCGTGTGCTACGCCGTAAGGCTCATTCTCGCTAACTTTGGCACCAACTGCAATTCCTGCGACATGTGTCCCATGCTCACTGTGTTTTAAATTCCATGGAAAATTTAAGTTAACACTAGGTTTGATTCTATTTCCATCATATAAGCTTGGATGATTATAGTTAATAGGACTATCTACTATTCCTACGCCAATGTCTTTTCCTGTAATTTTTTCATCGTTTTCTAAATTTTCATTATTTTTTCTTACTTCTTCTAAACCAATTAACTTGTAAGATTCTTCTAATAATAAACCAAACTCTTTTAGATTATTAGAAAAAGAATTAGTTACAATTATAAAAGTTAAATAAAAAATAATATTTTTTTTAATCATTGATATTCCTTTTAAATTTTTAAAGATAAATATTATCTTAAAATAAATAAAAGCTAGCTAAATTATCTTTTATCTACATATATATTTAAAGTAAGATTAATATATTAAACTAAATGATATTTTAAAAACATAATAAAAAAATTTTAAAATTTACATATTGATATGCTGCCACTTTTATAGCCTTTGTAAAAAGCATTTTTTCTTTGCATGGCTGAGCCGTGAGTAAAAGAATCAGGCACAACATATCCTCTGGCTTGTTTTTGAAGCGTGTCATCGCCTATCATACTTGCTGCGTTTAAGGCTTCATCTATATCCCCATCTTCTAAAATATCATCAAGATAATGTGCCCAAACCCCAGCTAAACAATCAGCCCCAAGTTCAACTTTTACTTGTATGGCATTTTGATTTTTTTCATTTTTTCCTTGTTTTTCTCTATTTGTTTGAGATAAAATTCCTAGTAAATTTTGCACATGATGACCTACTTCATGAGCTAAAACATAAGCATTTGCAAAATCTCCTGGAGCGTTATGTCTATTGGCTAATTCATCAAAAAAACTTAAATCAATATAAATTTTTTGATCGGCCGGACAGTAAAATGGTCCAACTTGCGAGTTCGCAAATCCACATCCACTTTGAACCGCGCCTCTAAAAAGCACAAGTTTTGGTTCTTTATAGTTTTTTCCTATTATTTGAAATTGTTTATTCCATACATTTTCAGTTTGTGCTAAAACAACTCCTATAAATTGTGCATATTTATCATCATCTTTTGAAATTTGTGCATTTTGAACCCCACCACCAGAAATTAAAGCAAGTGGGTTATATCCTAAAAACATAGCTATAACGCCCATTAGTAACACAACTCTTCCAAATTTTGTCCCTAAAAGCCATCTGATAAGTGGTATTAAAACCTGTAAATTTACCATACTAGCAGGAGTTTTTTGAAGCCTTCTGTCGTCTATATTGCTACTTGATTTTTGATCTCGCCATTTCATTTTTAAACCTTTTATTGTAAAGGGATAATTGTAACAAATTATTTTAAATTTAACCAAAAAATATCTTAATATAACTTTTGAACTGTTTTTTTGATAAAATATAAAAATTAAATTTAGGAGGGTTTATGAGAAGTGATATAATCAAAAAAGGCTATACAAAAGCCCCTCATCGCTCACTTTTAAGAGCAACAGGGCTTAGGGATGAGGATTTTGATAAGCCATTTATCGGTGTTGCAAATAGTTTTATAGAGATAATTCCAGGGCATTTTTATCTAAATAAATTTAGTCAAATTATCAAAGATGAGATAAGAAAAAATGGCTGTGTGCCTTTTGAGTTTAACTGTATAGGCGTTGATGATGGCATTGCGATGGGACATGAGGGGATGCTTTACTCACTTCCAAGCCGTGAACTGATAGCAAATTCAGTAGAAACTGTGATGAATGCTCACGCACTTGACGCGCTTATTTGCATACCAAACTGCGACAAAATAGTCCCTGGCATGATAATGGGAGCTTTGAGAGTAAATGTTCCTACTGTCTTTATAAGTGGCGGTCCAATGGCTGCTGGAGTTGATAAAGATAGCGGGGAAGCACTTGATTTAAATAGCGTGTTTGAGGGCGTTGGAGCTTATGAGGTTGGTAAAATCGATGAAAAAAAGTTAAAAATGCTTGAGTGTGAGTCCTGTCCGAGCGGTGGAAGCTGTAGTGGAATGTTTACAGCAAATTCTATGAATTCGCTTTGCGAGGCAATGGGTATAGCTTTGGTTGGCAATGGCACTATTTTAGCGCTAACTCCTGAGCGTGAAGAGCTAGCAAGAGCTGCAGCTAAAAGAATTTGCGAAATCGCACTTGATGATAAATTTAAAATAAAAAATATCTTAAATAAAAAAGCTATTAGAAATGCTTTTGTCTGCGATATGGCGATGGGTGGAAGCTCAAATACAATTTTGCACATGCTAGCAATTAGTCGTGAAGCAGGGTGCGCACTTGATATAAAAGAGTTAAATGAGATCAGTAAAAATATAGCCCACATTGCAAAAGTAGCTCCTAGTCTTCCAAGTGTGCATATGCAAGATATCGCACGAGCTGGGGGGATAACTGCTATTTTAAATGAAATTTCAAAAAGAGATAATGGCATGCTTGAGCTTGATAATCTAACAGTAACTGGTGAGATGATGAGTGAGCGTGTTAAAAATCATAAAGTAGCTGATTATAATATCATAAAAAGCGTTGATAAACCTTACTCAAAAGTAGGGGGTTTGGCGATTTTATTTGGAAATTTGGCAGAGCAAGGGTGTGTTATAAAGGCAGCTGGTATTGTTGGAGAGCGTAAATTTAGTGGAAAAGCAATTTGCTTTAACTCTCAAGATGAGGCAATTAGTGGAATTTCAAGTGGAAAAGTTCAAAAGGGCGATGTTGTGGTAATTCGCTATGAAGGTCCAAAAGGTGGTCCTGGAATGCAAGAGATGTTAAGTCCAACAAGTCTTATAATGGGCCGAGGTCTTGGAGCTGATGTGGCACTTATAACAGATGGTAGATTTAGCGGCGCTACAAGGGGACTATCAATTGGTCATGTAAGCCCAGAAGCAGCAGAGGGCGGAATGATAGGACTTTTAAAAGATGGCGATATTATAGATATTGATGTTGACAGTTACTCAATAAATGTTCGTTTAAGCGATGATGAGATAAAAAAACGAAAAAAAGAGTGGAAATATGAGGGCAAAAAAGTAAGTTCTCGCTGGTTAAGACAGTATCAAAAGTTAGTTACCAATGCAAGTAATGGGGCGATTTTGGAGGCTTAAGCTTTAAGAAGTGCAGTATTTATTGCACTTCTTAAATTATTTATTTTACAAAGTAATTTCCATCAAAACTAACGAGTGAATACTCTCTTTCATTTCCTATGGCGTTTTTTAACTCATCTATTTCTAAAAACTCTAAACTATCAGCCCCTGTGTATTTTAAAATTTCATCATCACTTAAATTTGCACTTATTAACTCACTTTTTGTAGGTGTGTCTATACCATAAACATCAGGAAATTTTATCCTTGGAGCAGCTATTTTAAGATGAACTTCTTTAGCTCCAGCATGTTTTAGAAGCTCAACTATTTTTTTAGAAGTAGTTCCTCTAACGATACTATCATCAACTACAATAATACTTTTTCCTTTTAAAACCTCACTCATAGGATTTAGCTTTAATTTTACTTTTAAATTTCTCATTTCTTGAGTTGGCTCTATAAAAGTTCTTCCAACATAGTGGTTTCTAACTATTGCCATTTCAAATGTAATTCCACTTTTTTGTGAAAAGCCAAGTGCTGCTGGCACTCCACTATCTGGCACAGGAACTACTAGATCAGCTTTTATTTTATTTTTTAAAGCCAAAGTTTTTCCTAAATTTTTTCTTACTTCATAAACATTTTTTCCATCTATAACGCTATCTGGCCTTGCAAAGTATATGTATTCAAAAGCACAAATTCTAGGAGTTTTTTCTTCATATAGCATTATACTTTCAAAATCATCACTTCCTTCTTCAAAAATAATCATTTCGCCCGGCTTTACATCACGCACAAAAGTAGCACCAACTAAGTCAAAAGCACAGGTCTCACTTGCAATTATATATCCGCCATCTTTTAATTTTCCTATACTAAGAGGTCTAATTCCATATTTATCTCTTATGGCAAATATTTTTGATCTACTCATTATAAGAAGGCAGTAAGCTCCTTTTATAATATTTAAAGCCTCTATGATTCGCTCTTGCAAGTGCTCTTTTTTGCTTCTAGCAATTAAATGAATTATATTTTCAGTGTCCATATTTGAGTGAAATATTGCACCTTCTTTTATTAAATTTTGCCTAATTTCATCTTTATTTATCAAATTTCCATTATGTGCTATTGATATTTCACCAAGCAAATAATTAGCCCAAATAGGCTGTGCATCTTTGCTATCTTTACTACCAGCGGTTGAGTATCTATTATGTCCGATTGCGATATTTCCTTGTAAGGAGTTTAAAATTTCATTATTAAAAATATCGCTAACCAAGCCTTGAGCCTTATGAGTTTTTATTTTGTGATTAAAACTTGCACTTATTCCGCTTGATTCTTGTCCGCGGTGTTGCATCGCAAAAAGTGCATAATAAGCAGTTTTTGCAGCATCTTTTGAATTTATTATACCAACGATAGCACACATTTTACAGTCCTAAACAATCATTTATATCATAAAGCCCATTTTTTTGTGAGCTTAGCCAAATAGCAGCTTTTATGGCTCCGTTTGCAAAAGTAGCTCTTGATGTTGCTGTGTGGTTCAACTCTATAAACTCGCCATTTCCATAAAATCCTGCTGTGTGACGACCAACAATATCTCCACCTCTTAAACTCATAACAGCAATTTCATCTTTTGATCTTTGTCCAATTATGCCATCTCTTCCACTAACTCTAACTTTATCAAGGTCTAAATTTCTAGCAATTGCGACATTTTTAGCTAATGTTAAGGCTGTTCCACTTGGAGCGTCTTTTTTATATCTATGATGCATTTCTAAAATTTCAGCATCAAATTCACTTAAGGCTTTGCTTGCTAAAAATGCAAGTTTGTTTAAAACAGCTACTCCTAAACTCATATTTGTGGCATATAAAATAGGCATATTTTTTGAAATTTCTTTCATTAGATTTAATTCATCTTTACTAAGTCCGGTTGTACCGATGCAAAGTGGTTTTGGATTTTTTTTAGCAAATTCTAAAAGAGTTTTAGTTCCTTCTGGCATAGAAAAGTCAATTATAACATCTGATGATTTGAAAAAATCCTCTAAATTTGAACTATTTTTATCAAATAAAGCCGCGACTTTTGCATTTTCATACTCTTTTAAGCACTCTTGTATCATTTTTCCCATTCTACCATTTGAGCCATAAATTCCTATTTTTAGCATTACATTCCTTTTTGCAATTTTGTAGCGAGTATAACAAATTTAGAGTAAAAAACTTATAAAATCCTTTTAAAATTTATGTGGATTTTTTATATGTGGAAGGCTTATCTCATCACCGTTTATATCATACGCACCGCCAAATCCTTTTACAAATCTGCCTTTTTTAAACTCTAATTTAAAAAGATGAAAGTCTTGCATAGTTGAGATCTGTTTTGTTCCGCCTTTTCCACCAGTTTGATTTAAAAAACTTGTCATGGCACCATTAAACTCATCACTATTTCTTGGAATTTCAACTGCATTTGTCTTATAGGTAAGTCTTTTTCTTAGTATTATAGAAGCAGCTTCATTTTCATCTTGTAAAAATAAAATTTCAATTTTGTCAGGATTTGTGCTTATGCTTTTAAAATGCTCACTAATTTCACTTATGTAGATGTAAAAATTATCATTAAATTTAATAAGCGGTGAGTAGCTTGCAACCGCTTGATCATTATAAACACTCGCAATTACAACACTTTTAAAAGAATTTCTAAACTCATCAATTTCATTTTTAATTTTAGAAAAATCCTCTTTTAAACTCGCGGCTAAATTTTTAATAGCACTTACAAAATCACCATCTGTAACTCTTGTGTTAAAAGGCACTTTTGCTTCTAAATTATCTGAGTTTAGAAAAATCCCATTTTCATCAAAATCAACTAATTTCGCATTTTTTACATTAAATTTTGAATATTTATTAAAAAGTTTAACTAAAACATCGCTGTGATGCTCATTCATGTGAGCTATGATTGAATTTTTTTCCATTATATTTCCTTAGATACTAGTGAAATAATTTTATAAAAATAGGGTAAATTTTAACTGAAATTTTTGATAGTTTGTATAAAATCCCCTCAAATTTGAGGGGATAAATTTAAGCTTTTATCTTAGGTTGTTTAAAGATAGTAAGCTCAGGAACTTTGCCTGTAAATTTTTCTATATTTACAAGGCCAGTGTGAGAGATATTTCCATTTGCAAGTTTTGAGGTTGGCATATCTATAGTTAAGACATTTGCGCTTCCGTTTTTATCCAAACTTTCTGCCTTTGTTGGATCAAGTGGATCATACCAAGCACCTTCACATAGCTTAACAACACCTTTTATAATGTCATCTGTTACTTTTGCACCAGCCAACACCTCGCCTCTAGCATTAAATACTCTAACCGCATCACCAGTTTTGATGCCTTTTGCTTTTGCATCCTCACTATTTATCCAGATAGGCTCCAAGTTTGAGATAGCATACTCATCTCTAAGACTTGTGTTATTTAGCTGAGAGTGAAGACGATCTTCAGGGTGAGAGGTAACTAGGTGAAACTCAGCAGGTTTATTTTTCATACCAAGCCATTCAATTGGTTCAAACCAAGTTGGATGAGCTTTACAATCATCATAATTCATCTTCTCAATTACTTCTGAGTAAATTTCAATTAGGCCTGATGGTGTACCAAGTGGCTCTAAAATAGGAT
Coding sequences:
- a CDS encoding YceI family protein; amino-acid sequence: MKKLFLASIMASNSLFAGTCSDNFKFDFTFYGSPKKEYVVTKNTFDSFKANFPDEKLNDATLEIDTLTINTSADMNNMGKVWPAAMAKVRNNNTINHFFKKFENDPTKITAKVIEVSDSEIKIEFTINGVAKEIPFSYEVDDETLKATGKLEILDFNTNAAWEQLKRIAEKAYHHGKSWSQIDLNFSLPASCK
- a CDS encoding tetratricopeptide repeat protein — encoded protein: MRVFIFLLVSFFISFANEILDENSLSPQEQKYLKFDQNCTKGDSWSCSEIGMTHYKQGELIQAYTYFDKACKIEFGVGCELKAFVLTIYESYDEAFDIFKKACDNNSSYSCLNLAKLYDDGHGVDKNTSKATELYLKACKLGDHGACNMLNLR
- the thyX gene encoding FAD-dependent thymidylate synthase; the protein is MEVKLLNFTPLWVCSNAIRTCWQSFDKGDNGGEIDKELINRVGNKFKHASTLEHLHYNFYIKGISRALLQELARHRMASLSVKSTRYTLKELKKENEFKIGDFKNASRYIVLTKNEMVDNYSIQALENIRQILNKINTLDIAKYALPECYKTELTWSINARSLQNFLHLRTSKSALWEIRNLAYEIYNSLPDEHKFIFKESVYKDEK
- a CDS encoding Na+/H+ antiporter family protein — translated: MLSNPVFSSIILMFILCILRCNVMLSILISAMVAGLMAHIMPSGEAYTFMKSMNYTLDVFMDGMKGNLQTALSYVLLGVLAAAISFTNLTTILINKISKFITKSKFYFIFVIAFIACFSQNLIPVHIAFIPILIPPLLSVMNKMKIDRRAVACALTFGLQAPYISLPVGFGLLFFTILQKEMANNGLNVEISQIASVMWMAAIPMIVGLVLAVITFKKPREYKDIENNTPKNLDEIKMGLKEWGALAGIVVAFIIQICFGSLPLGALLGIITMIVFGGIKYKDMDKTFDKGIHIMGFIAFVMLVAAGYGAILRETGGIPDLVNAAASLAGGKLGGAALMLVIGLFITIGIGSSFGTIPIITAIYYPLALELGFSTSAIIILIGIAAAVGDAGSPASDSTLGPTSGLNFDGQHNHIYDTCIPTFIFFNIPLILFGILFAVIL
- a CDS encoding autotransporter outer membrane beta-barrel domain-containing protein, translating into PGTEPGTEPGTEPGTEPGTEPAKPKVKLPKELDDAKDILNSLLLSNEGNVNTAIVTTISLALENDDVVIRDESIKVLTNLVREVKKNKPNVYKPTKTFNIETKRAINKDMMLNPTKNSPMVTANAMKYLDGTKLASNSDDLRYLIDLIDREIYKNSFNISAIGAKNNESGHSHSLAGGVVSFNKMFDSTLVGGYFSYAKADSNNDVSLKSDLYEVGAYARQYLDNNEFDLSIGYGLGNNKADYNLKLLATNLNYKAKFDSSYLTIGTAYGYKFNVNDNFSIKPFIGLDYFDYTQDSFTASTNHKDVGNLTQTFDKSKFKNLQANLGLEMLYNNKNITLYARPYIARDIYQRNNGMRSYFGSSNYYFMLNEEAKKRTSFVFDFGIQTEISRNLFINIGGGIYLNKDDKIYNGQIGFTYRF